A window of Mycolicibacterium madagascariense genomic DNA:
CCGCATCGGTGGGTACGGGCGGATCGACGTCAGGAGGCCCAGGGGCCGACGCCGCCCACGCGCTCGATGCGGATCCGGGTCAGCAGACCGGCCGGAGCGTTGGCGGGCGGGAAGTGCTCGCTGGACCCCAGCATCGCCTCGGCCAGCTCGGTGAGCAGTTCGGGCGCGCCGCCTTCGACGATCCGGGCGGTCCCGGTGACCGACAGGTACGGCCTCTGCTGCCCGGGTGGGGCCGAGCCGAGGATGGTGACCGCGACGCGACCGTCGCGGCGGATGTTGCGCGTCTTGCGGTACTCGCTGAGATGGGCGCTGACCAGTTCGTCGCCCTCGGGCGTCGACTGCAGCGCCACCCAGACCACCGACACCTGCGGGCTGCCGTCGGAGTTGATCGTGACGAGCGTGGCGTCGGCACCGTCGCCGATGAGGCCCCGTGCGGAATCGTCGAGTTTCACGAGAGGTGCTACGGCTTTCGCGAGGGTTTCATTCCCGCGGGTAGCCGCGG
This region includes:
- a CDS encoding PPOX class F420-dependent oxidoreductase, producing MKLDDSARGLIGDGADATLVTINSDGSPQVSVVWVALQSTPEGDELVSAHLSEYRKTRNIRRDGRVAVTILGSAPPGQQRPYLSVTGTARIVEGGAPELLTELAEAMLGSSEHFPPANAPAGLLTRIRIERVGGVGPWAS